From the Gossypium hirsutum isolate 1008001.06 chromosome A02, Gossypium_hirsutum_v2.1, whole genome shotgun sequence genome, the window tttataagactcggttttgtggtcccgaaaccacttcccgactagggtcaattttgggctgtcacaaaacaggtatgtactccaagtttatatgtgagcttgatttgaactaaatcataaggtagttatgtgatgcatacgagagcaatctatgagactattcctatgattatgtgatatcggatcagtgtgagaggttatgtgaaatcatacaatatatctatgtcacatgagctcacttttatgtgaaagtttatctacctattgtatatgatgagatgtgcatattcggtaaagggatggtatgcccgaaggaagagtgaaataaaaatacgaacaactatgttataatttgattgttatctgttgacactgcttaaaacttactaagcatcgtaatgcttactccgtttactttgttttctatgttttatagatctcattgtgaagctacaggctcggggatcgtcagcaactagtcacactatcactatccactactTGTTACTGTtttgtttagaattattttatggcatgtatagaatagactagtggtggaagaatatttttggttaatgtatataagccatgcgaaaatgacatcttttgaatgtttacttagagaagtttaaatttttatccctggctgtacttagtacttatttaaatgaatgatctttatttcaagaaaaagttcaaaattttactgttctgacatgagttacaagtccggtaatgccccttacctattccggcgacggttacgggataggggtgttacactatgggcatgtggtccggccgtgtgtccctgcacgtaaaaatttcaagtcagtatgcatgatagtaaacacacgggcagagacacgatcgtgtgtctcagccgtgtaagtgacacggcctagcacacaggcgtgtgccttggccgtgtgacattttgggtatactaacgtcagaaacagaatgtctatatttttgcacacgggctaggacatgggcgtgtcatggtcgtgtgaaggacacgggctagggacacaggcgtgtgccaggctgtgtgaaaacccctgtaggtgtgcatttagaattaattccacacgggtggaggacacgggcgtgttctgtattgcttaggtcgtgtgagacacacggccatcaacacgaccatgttgaaatggccacatgggcatgtgccttgtTTCAaggtcaaattttctatagatggtttaggGACTCAGGTTGATCCTGAATAGTTTTCTacggtcgatttggggctcgtaggcctataataagaagattaaagtagaaattgaaaatgttCTAGTTTGGACCAAGTCTTGGCGACTTGAAAacatttgtgtgcatgagatcgagttaggtaatgcctcgtattccgctCCAGCGTGCATTACGAGTATGGGGTTTTACACAATTAAACCATTCCACTTATGATAAAGATTCTTTCTTGTTCAACCAAAGACAAGATTCAaggaaagggggaatgatacatgcacggatgaATGAAATTTATGAACTTCAATTCACTAAATCTGtgaattttcaagtttggaaaatcAGTTAACTTGAGAtaactttttggatgggatccaaaCATTTTTGGGTTGAGATGCCCCATAGATTTTGAAGATTTACCTCTTAACTTCGACATTCACTTTAAATCACTCAATTTCGAGTTCAAAAGCTCAAGTTATGATagttttagtgaagactacgcgagtaaaatttttgaaacaagATTATTACTGGAAATTATGAGTTTCGAGTTTTacttcgagtttaaatcatattggattcaagtttaatacttaattttgattatatataagcTCGATATTGTAtctattaacttttattattttattatttacttattctgattttaggatatttttaagcATTTTAAATTGTTTAGGAGTTTAATGTTTCTTAATCAACAAAAAAGTTTAGTTCTactaaaactacttcttgtttagattaaataaaGTTTCATTTTACTAGAGAGTTTTATTTGAATttacttagctagcctatataaaggtctCGTCATTATTCATTAAAGGCATTGTTtcattcattaataaaattttcaactcttAAAGTTAATTTCTTTCTCACAAGATtgctttcttgtaatttttagaagtggttttttcttttcgattttcTTCAAAGAGTTGTGAGAATCCATTCTTCATGCTTTAATTTGTCAAGAATTATTTCTTGAAGGGTTGATTAGATAATTGAATGTTGGGGTTTATATCTAGGGGTAAGTAAAGTCCGATTCGATTCGAATAActtgataaaaaattcaaattttgaattaaatagttcgagttatttgagttaatcgaattattcagattaactcaaataaaaatCAAGTATAACAAAATCTAAATAGTGTTGTCTAGTAGAAAGTATAATAGCCTTAAGTATagttcgaattatttgagttaatcaaattaTAAGTATAACACAATCTACATAGTGTTGTCTAGTAGAAAGTATAACAACCTTAAGCGAAAACAATAAAACTAGACAACACTATTAAAGATATATCTATGCAACTGTAAAATCTCTTTAAGCAAATTTGGAGGATATTCAACATTGTTGAAGTTTTATTAAGAGtttttaatcaatatatttacttaataataaataataaataattaatatttgctacataacttttatataaataaatgcatTAATTTCGTATAAATAATATAGATTAGTAATGACCTTtttgttttcataaaatttattttatattaaaattgaaaacacTAAATTTATACCATTCAACactgttaataaattttattaataagcCACATAAAAACAAGTATTCACATATAGCATATAtggataacataaaaaaataatatgtatataaaaaatacatgaaTTATTTATAAAGTAATTACAAAATATGTTAAGAGactaaaatacaatattaaaaaaacattacATCAAAAAGAAACTATTAAAAAAccattaactattttttatttataataaaaaatttagaactaAATCCAGTAGTAAATCCAACAATAATAATAGCACcctttattacatattttattttccttgtgataggaagcaaaagaaaaagaagataatgGAAATAGCTGTTGGTAAGACCCTTTGGTTGGGTTTAAACCCCAAGGTAAATTGACTTCCTAATTGCTTTTTCTCATGATTTTATGCATTTCATTCCCAAATTCAACTCATTCTTCAAATTATCCACTTAGTTTTCTCTCCACTTTATTTTCATGTGGAAAAGTAGTGCTCTTTTTCTGCTTGTTTCAATACCAAGTCATCCGGGTCAGCTTTTTTAAGTCGCTAATGGAGTTAACGgccttcaattttttttgttttccattaaaattgttagaggataattttccttttttattataaATCGGCAAAGTCAGTTTTTGGTTTAAGCCTTTTTTACATACAACTGGCGTGCAACATCAACGACATCATTTGTTTATTAGAGGGAAATTATAGTGTTAGAGAAATGGAATTAAGCTTTTAGTTAGTTAGAGAAAGAGCGTTAATTCAAGCTGCTGCTATTGATAATCAGTTCTTTGTGGATATCTAGTGTGAaggagaatatatatatatattgataaatttacctTTAGCTCTGTTTTTAGCCTTCTAGTTGTGCTCTTTGCCTTCTTTTAAGAAGCAGGAAAACTATGTTTTTACGACAAAATCCCCTGAAATATTCTGATTTTCATTTCATCAATTGTTATCAACTATGCTTTTTCCTATGTTTTTCCGACTAATCATTTTCCTTGAAGTACTAATGTCTGTTACCTCTTACTGACGTACACAGGTAACAGATAGGATCCTTTAATAGCCCTCCAATACATAGAAATCTTGAAAAAAGTTGAAGCTATCCATATCCATTACTCACCCGAGTCCGTGTAACATATGCCATTAATGCATCAATGAAATTCCAATCTCAAAGCAAATTGAATTCAAAACATTAAtcttatggattcccctattaccattttttatttcttttgcagATTATTAGCTGTAAACAAGAAAAGGGTATCTTTGTTTCTAATACTTTTTGCAGGAGAGCATGTTTTCCTCCTAGAATAAGATATAGGATTCTAAAGTTTCATGGAAGGTACTCTCTTTTCACTGCTTAAGTTTAATCTAATTTAAACGCTATTTGGCAATCCCAAAATATTTCCCCTTAAGGAATTGTATTTCTTTGCCTCATATTAAATTTGACTATACTCAAAACTGACTGATTTGTGTCAGGGAAAAATATGTTCTCATGTTTTGCATTTAAAGTTCTTAGAGACTCTGAATGTAGTACCTTCCTAGGATCATCTATTGTGGGATTTTCCCAttgtattgtaaaaaaaaaaaaaagacagttCTTCTAAGTGTTTGTAATTAATTTATACATGTCCTAAGAAATCTTCATATATAGAGATTGTGACTTGAGCATGTTATGCTCGATGTTGCTGTTTATCTCATAGTCCCGGTTCTTCAGAGTTGGACCGAACAGGGCAGGGTCCAGGTCCAAAATAAAAGGGACTGGACTGGTTGACCCGCAAACTGTTTGAActggttttctttattttttaaatattttaaatattttttaattttatgatttttaataatttatttaattgaaccagACAAATCGGTCGGACTGGTTTGACCACCGGTCCACTTCTGAAAACTTTGCTCATAGCTTCATATGCTTGCTTTACAACCTCTTCAAACGCCTTTGTCTTTCAACATGTTTTAAGTTATGGTTAAgtccatttattttcttttggaatTCTCGTGGTCAACTCCACTTCGAATGGTAACTGACATATTATCCTTTTGTAAAATTCGGTATTGCTTTTCTTTCAGGAAAAGACATGAATATCTTCGTCCAGCACTTGCTATATCATCAGGTGCAAAATTTGATAAGTTCTCTTTCTAGTCTTAATAACTTTTCTCTTTGCCCCCTTTTATGTACTTTTTAGTTCTATTTTATATATTGCCATTTATTTAACTTGGTTAGATGTGGAAGATGTTGGAGTTTCTTTCCAGTTTGAAGACTTCACTGTTACCCCTTCTAGTACTGAAGAGAGCCGAAAGCTAAAGgtataaaatatttttgggtAATATGTAGACATGTATACGGGCTGTGTTAAACCTCCCCacgattttttttttcttgccaAGATTCAGTTTTGGCCCAGCCAGACCCGTAGGTTTGAAATTCTGTTtattaatactaaaaaaataaaaaataaaaaaaatcctatttatataattttaaaattcaataaaattttaattattaagtaGTAATATAGGTTAGGTTGGGCATACCCAATTTACAAAAGAACTTGTCTAAGGGCTGTCCCTTGGAGAAGTCTATTCAATAgaagtttcatgttggaagtgaAACATATGAATCATGCAAATAGGTGGCCCTTGGTTTGTATAATGATAACTATGCTGAATTTTGAGACAATTGGTATGGTTGTGAATATTAAGCTAAATTATTGCGTAACTCTCTTCAACCAGATAAGAGTCGAGGTATCAGGAGCCAAAACTCGAGCAATTTTTAATGAAGTATTTGACAAGATGGTTGCTGATGCCCAGCCAATCCCTGGCTTTAGAAGAGTAAAAGGAGGTACTATTTTATTTCTAGTGGATAAGTACTTTTTCTTGGTTTTCTGAATGTATCTTCATGTTACTGGAAGGTCCTTTACCGGCGTTCATTAGACATTAGATTGTGTCTTTTAACATGAAAGAGCGAATTGTAACCTCTCCCTCTCCCCCTcccctctctttctctctctctctctctatatatatatatcattgttTTTCACCACCCTGGTCAAATACATACATGGTTCATCAATAGTAGcatctctttttctctttcttgcACTAGCTATTATTTTCCTAGAGAAAGATTAGCTAGAGAGCCATCATCTTATCACTGTATCATGGAACTTCCTTTTCATTCCCTATCTGCCATTTAGGATTCAAGTAGCAGGTCGACAAGTTAAGAAAAATGAGTATCATGTTAATAAGGCATCTGAGTAGCACCCATTTCTCGAGAGGAAAGCACTTTCTAGTTGgatttttattcatcaaaatactGCAAATATGTCTCAACCCTTGGGTTGACCCTTTCTTTACCTATTACTTGTACTACAGAAAATCGTACatacaaattttaatatattgataatttttgttatataGATTTCGAGATATTCATGGCGTATcatgttttagttattttttccATCTGGCAATTGTGTTGCATCTAATGTTGCTAGTTCTGCGAATCCATAGGGAAGAATTATATGGTTCTTTATGAGAATGGAAATGGTTTGCTAAGTTGAGACACAACCATAGAAGATATACTCAAGAATTGAAAATAAAGTTATACTTATCGTGCTGAAACTTGGATTGGCCTTTCATTTCTTATGTCAG encodes:
- the LOC107951325 gene encoding uncharacterized protein, giving the protein MEIAVGKTLWLGLNPKIISCKQEKGIFVSNTFCRRACFPPRIRYRILKFHGRKRHEYLRPALAISSDVEDVGVSFQFEDFTVTPSSTEESRKLKIRVEVSGAKTRAIFNEVFDKMVADAQPIPGFRRVKGGKTPNIPREILLEVLGASNVYKQVITKVINSTVAEYVEKESLSVGKDLRVEQSIEDLEEIFEPDEIFSFHAVIQLQQSN